A section of the Chelmon rostratus isolate fCheRos1 chromosome 16, fCheRos1.pri, whole genome shotgun sequence genome encodes:
- the LOC121619099 gene encoding class I histocompatibility antigen, F10 alpha chain-like isoform X1, which yields MDFIAVCLLLGTVLTVNCEIHSLTYIYTALSKPVSLPGIHEFTAMGLLDNKMIDYFDSTTNKKVPKQTWMAERLSLDYWEKGTQSRQSKQQWFKVNIDILMRRMRQNDTDVHVLQWMHGCVGELQADGKMKFLSGKDMYSYDGNSFLSFDDANSIWVAPADAARETKRKWDEVQVLKEYTKGYLENECIEWLSKFMEYGNGELRKASPPEVHVFGHNAKVKTNVILTCLATGFYPQDIELWIKRDGSILTKEDGVHSSGVRPNEDDTYQRRDHVEILKSDKSRYTCEVNHRASGLHVEKEWDWSVAEESVVPVPVIAGVVVVLVVAGVALILILMKKDKLAGFFAAKKVPVPGVYVTPDIVKTPPSPSPPSSESGSDGSDDSATGLIKGSRDTIDSGLPSSDQDSAKSCESTSLMNGNEAEGNCESE from the exons ATGGATTTCATCGCAGTGTGTCTCCTTTTGGGGACAGTACTGACGGTAAACTGCG AGATTCATTCCCTCACTTACATCTACACGGCCCTCTCCAAACCTGTCTCATTGCCGGGCATCCACGAGTTCACAGCTATGGGTCTGCTGGACAACAAGATGATTGACTACTTTGACAGTACAACGAACAAGAAGGTCCCCAAACAAACCTGGATGGCAGAAAGGCTGTCTTTAGATTACTGGGAAAAAGGCACACAGTCTCGCCAGAGCAAGCAGCAGTGGTTCAAAGTCAACATCGACATTCTGATGAGGAGAATGAGACAGAATGACACAG ACGTCCACGTTCTTCAGTGGATGCACGGCTGTGTGGGGGAATTGCAGGCTGATGGCAAGATGAAGTTCCTCAGCGGCAAGGACATGTACAGCTACGATGGAAACAGCTTCCTGTCCTTTGACGACGCTAACAGCATCTGGGTCGCCCCAGCTGATGCAGCAAGGGAGACCAAGAGGAAGTGGGATGAAGTTCAGGTCCTGAAAGAATACACCAAAGGCTACCTGGAGAACGAGTGCATAGAATGGTTGAGCAAGTTCATGGAATATGGAAATGGGGAGCTGAGAAAAGCCT CTCCGCCTGAGGTGCACGTGTTTGGACACAACGCCAAAGTTAAGACAAACGTCATTTTGACGTGCCTGGCCACTGGTTTCTACCCTCAAGACATCGAGCTGTGGATCAAAAGGGACGGCAGCATTCTCACTAAGGAGGACGGAGTGCACAGTTCTGGGGTTAGACCAAATGAGGACGACACGTACCAGAGAAGAGACCACGTGGAGATTCTGAAGAGCGACAAGTCCAGATACACCTGTGAGGTGAATCACCGTGCATCCGGGCTACACGTTGAGAAGGAGTGGG ATTGGTCAGTAGCTGAGGAGTCTGTAGTACCTGTACCTGTCATTGCTGGTGTGGTAGTGGTCCTGGTGGTTGCAGGTGTGGCTTTGATACTGATCctgatgaaaaaagacaaacttgCAG GTTTTTTTGCAGCCAAAAAAGTCCCAG tgCCAGGTGTTTATGTCACCCCTGACATTGTCA AGACACCACCTTCTCCTTCACCACCCTCCTCAG agagtgGCAGCGATGGCAGCGATGACAGCGCAACAGGTCTCATCAAAG gGTCTCGGGACACCATTGACTCTGGCCTCCCCA GCAGCGATCAGGACAGCGCAAAGAGCTGCGAGTCCACCAGCCTCATGAACGGAAATGAAGCGGAAGGCAACTGTGAATCAGAGTAA
- the LOC121619099 gene encoding major histocompatibility complex class I-related gene protein-like isoform X2 — MNRPIIRMFFIVPLLCLGLEPAVSEIHSLTYIYTALSKPVSLPGIHEFTAMGLLDNKMIDYFDSTTNKKVPKQTWMAERLSLDYWEKGTQSRQSKQQWFKVNIDILMRRMRQNDTDVHVLQWMHGCVGELQADGKMKFLSGKDMYSYDGNSFLSFDDANSIWVAPADAARETKRKWDEVQVLKEYTKGYLENECIEWLSKFMEYGNGELRKASPPEVHVFGHNAKVKTNVILTCLATGFYPQDIELWIKRDGSILTKEDGVHSSGVRPNEDDTYQRRDHVEILKSDKSRYTCEVNHRASGLHVEKEWDWSVAEESVVPVPVIAGVVVVLVVAGVALILILMKKDKLAGFFAAKKVPVPGVYVTPDIVKTPPSPSPPSSESGSDGSDDSATGLIKGSRDTIDSGLPSSDQDSAKSCESTSLMNGNEAEGNCESE; from the exons ATGAATCGACCCATAATCaggatgtttttcattgtgCCATTACTGTGTCTGGGTTTGGAGCCAGCTGTAAGCG AGATTCATTCCCTCACTTACATCTACACGGCCCTCTCCAAACCTGTCTCATTGCCGGGCATCCACGAGTTCACAGCTATGGGTCTGCTGGACAACAAGATGATTGACTACTTTGACAGTACAACGAACAAGAAGGTCCCCAAACAAACCTGGATGGCAGAAAGGCTGTCTTTAGATTACTGGGAAAAAGGCACACAGTCTCGCCAGAGCAAGCAGCAGTGGTTCAAAGTCAACATCGACATTCTGATGAGGAGAATGAGACAGAATGACACAG ACGTCCACGTTCTTCAGTGGATGCACGGCTGTGTGGGGGAATTGCAGGCTGATGGCAAGATGAAGTTCCTCAGCGGCAAGGACATGTACAGCTACGATGGAAACAGCTTCCTGTCCTTTGACGACGCTAACAGCATCTGGGTCGCCCCAGCTGATGCAGCAAGGGAGACCAAGAGGAAGTGGGATGAAGTTCAGGTCCTGAAAGAATACACCAAAGGCTACCTGGAGAACGAGTGCATAGAATGGTTGAGCAAGTTCATGGAATATGGAAATGGGGAGCTGAGAAAAGCCT CTCCGCCTGAGGTGCACGTGTTTGGACACAACGCCAAAGTTAAGACAAACGTCATTTTGACGTGCCTGGCCACTGGTTTCTACCCTCAAGACATCGAGCTGTGGATCAAAAGGGACGGCAGCATTCTCACTAAGGAGGACGGAGTGCACAGTTCTGGGGTTAGACCAAATGAGGACGACACGTACCAGAGAAGAGACCACGTGGAGATTCTGAAGAGCGACAAGTCCAGATACACCTGTGAGGTGAATCACCGTGCATCCGGGCTACACGTTGAGAAGGAGTGGG ATTGGTCAGTAGCTGAGGAGTCTGTAGTACCTGTACCTGTCATTGCTGGTGTGGTAGTGGTCCTGGTGGTTGCAGGTGTGGCTTTGATACTGATCctgatgaaaaaagacaaacttgCAG GTTTTTTTGCAGCCAAAAAAGTCCCAG tgCCAGGTGTTTATGTCACCCCTGACATTGTCA AGACACCACCTTCTCCTTCACCACCCTCCTCAG agagtgGCAGCGATGGCAGCGATGACAGCGCAACAGGTCTCATCAAAG gGTCTCGGGACACCATTGACTCTGGCCTCCCCA GCAGCGATCAGGACAGCGCAAAGAGCTGCGAGTCCACCAGCCTCATGAACGGAAATGAAGCGGAAGGCAACTGTGAATCAGAGTAA
- the LOC121619101 gene encoding uncharacterized protein LOC121619101, whose translation MRLSFHLAAAQLSLLSLSLLCPIPRIVTSYPHSPSNLLPTVDVPELESALMHLQTAMDDPRHDWLVQPDVWAEWPQDLQLALLDPRKEEDGPWEEVLLRAQREDLVAQPLSPFPRGHSLEGMHYQEGGEGENGGKRNEALTSIAGGLQAVSREKGGFGFRFGRKRWTEGMNEGTGSTEENKWK comes from the coding sequence aTGAGACTTTCTTTTCATCTCgctgctgcacagctcagcctcctctccctctccctcctctgccccATCCCACGGATCGTCACGTCATACCCCCACTCCCCCTCCAACCTCCTGCCCACGGTGGACGTACCTGAGCTGGAGTCTGCCCTGATGCACCTCCAGACCGCGATGGATGACCCGAGGCACGATTGGCTTGTCCAGCCTGATGTCTGGGCCGAGTGGCCTCAAGACCTCCAGCTGGCCCTGCTGGACCCTAGAAAAGAGGAGGACGGGCCCTGGGAGGAAGTGCTGCTGAGGGCCCAGAGAGAAGACCTGGTGGCCCAGCCGCTGTCACCCTTCCCCAGGGGTCACTCTCTGGAGGGCATGCACTatcaggagggaggagagggggagaacgGAGGCAAGAGGAATGAAGCTCTGACCTCCATCGCAGGAGGACTCCAAGCTGTCAGCCGGGAAAAAGGAGGATTCGGCTTCCGCTTTGGGAGGAAAAGATGGACTGAAGGGATGAATGAAGGGACGGGGAGCACGGAGGAGAATAAGTGGAAGTGA